From the Limanda limanda chromosome 7, fLimLim1.1, whole genome shotgun sequence genome, the window CACTTAAAGTTAGTAATGAGTTTTGCAGTTCAGTACTTACGTCTTATCTCAGAGGTTTCTCTACAGGGTAAAATGGTATTGATGATATGGTTTTTCCTCTTGCAGCTCACTGAAACGGGAAAGGAGACTTTACCCACCTGGTTATATTGGGACAAAGAAAGCTGCATCCTGAGAGGTTTGGCCCTGGAGCAGGATAAAGGTGTGTATCATATCTTGGTGTCTGGAGAGGAAATAACCGAGAAGACTGGCAGCCAAGTGTTCCCCAGTACAGTCTTCTCAGTTGAAGTTTACCCAGAAGAAAGGGCAGACACTGAACCAGCCCTGCTTACGCTACAGTCTGACATCAGTGGCCTCCAGCCTTTCACCTGTGGCTCCGAGGAACCggtcactgtcctcactgtcatCTTGGATGCTGATTTGACAAAGATGGCTGCTGAACAGAGGGCCAACTTACTGCGCATCATGAGAAAATTCTCACATGTGCCCCTGGAGCACATGAGGGTGGTCCCTGTCGTTAACAACCGATTATTTGACATGTCTGCTTTCATGGCTGGACCAGGAAATGCTAAGAAGGTGGTGGAGAATGGGGCTCTGCTGTCATGGAAACTTGGATGTGCCCTTGACCAGGGCAGCATCCCTGATATTAGCAGTGTCCAATCCTCAGCAAAAGATGGGACCATGTCAGCCAGGCTGGGGTACCCAGTGGTTGGCTGGCACATAGTGAACAAAAAGCCCCATGGAGTTAAACGGGTCAGACGCCAATTGAACAATACTCCTACACCAGTgccctccctgcttcctccaaCTTCCCACCCAGAGCCCCCTATACGCGTTGTTCCCACCCCGACTTCGCCCTCTATTGCCCCAGCAACAGAATATTCGGCTCCGCCTGTCCGAGGCCCTTTGCCGCTTCCAGTGAAGCCTACAATGAGGCTCAGGGATCAGATTGCCCACACGCCTGCTCTTggccccccccaacccacaagAGTACTAGGAACCACAAGCACCATCCCTATCCAGCCAACCATGACCAGGCCTACAATTGTAGAGGCCACTGCTGTGCCAACACCCCCAAGCACCACCAAAAAACCCAAACCCTCTTCCACAAGGAAACCCAAGAAAGTCAAAGCTTCAACTCCAGCTCCCCGGGAACCCAAGTCTACCGCAACTAAACCGCCCAAAAGCACCACTCCTCCCCCTTTGCCTCCAGACGAGAATCAAACCCCAGACATCCGTAATGCCATTGATCAGGTGAATGCATGGGTTGGCACTTACTTTGAGGTCAAGATTCCTCCCGATACCTTCTTTGACAAGGAGGATGGTACTACTGATAATCTGCGTTTGACTTTGAAGAAGACCCCAAAAGAAGCAGTGAGCGAAACCTCTTGGATCCAATTCAACAGCACCATTCAGCTTTTATATGGGCTTCCAGAAGAGCAGCACGAGGGGAAACATGAGTACTTTATGTTGGCTACCGATAAGGGTGGGAAGAGCATCATGGATGCCTTTGAGGTACAAGTCAACCGATGGTCCACTAATGACAAACCATCAGTTGTGTTTGCTGCTCGTTTTCATGGTGACCCCAAAACTTTAAGCAATGATGTTCAGAAGAAGATTCTTTTGGCTAAAAAGTTGGCCTATGCCCTTGGTGATCGCAATAGCAGCACCGTGACCCTGAGGAGCATCACAAGGGGCTCCATTGTGGTTGAATGGACCAATAACAGCCTGCAGCAGAGTCCTTGCCCAAAGGACCAGATTACAGTTTTGAGCAACAGGATCTCTGATCCCCAAGGTACACCTAAACTGGCCTTCATCAAAGCCATGGAGCCCGACTTCAAACCCATCAACATATCCATTCGTGGTACTAATAAATGTCACAGCTACATATTCATTCCACCAGGAGAGGTGCCAATGCCTGTCCTTCCTATACCGTCACCTTCACCTGGGACAGGTCGGAGGAGCAGTGATGATGTTTACCTACACACTGTTATTCCAGCTGTAGTGGTAGCAGCTCTACTGCTCATCGCCGGGATCATTGCTATGGTCTGCTATCGGAAGAAGCGCAGAGGGAAGATGACCATAGAGGAGCAGGCCACTTTCATCAAGAAAGGAGTCCCTATCATATTTGCAGATGAGTTGGATGATTCCAAGTCACCACCGTCTTCCAGCATCCCCCTTATCCTTCAGGAGGAAAAGCCCCCGCTTCCCCCTCCAGAGTACCCTAACATGGCTGGCCCCCACTGTACCCTGCTTAACCAGGATCTGCTAGAGGAGTATTCAATTTATCAAGATGATGACCCGAATGCCCCTCCTTACATGCCCCCACCACCATTCACCGTCCCCATAGAGGGAAAAGGCTCCCGCCCCAAGAACATGACATCGTACAGGTCACCACCTCCTTATGTGCCTCCCTAACGCACACTGGAGCTTTCAGTTTGGAAAGCAGGTGCAACGTAAGGATGCTTGTTGAAAACTACTGCAGGAGCAACTTTAATGTTCAATGAAATGGCTTTGACTTTGTAGAGGAGCAGGCAACCATACCCATATATTCAACCATCATGGATAAAACACTGTATCTCTCAAATTCTACTACTGGCACAGGACAAAAAGACGGGGAACAGTTTGTAATCGCCAgcactcttcttttttttttgtccttctgcttttgacTTCTTgcatattcttttttttgtctgttttttgcCAAGAAGAGTCAGTTTTATCTTCAATGACGTACTATTTCTATTGTATAGAAAATAatgaagaagcaggaaagacTGAAGCCCAGGGGGCCTTTGAGCAgatgtcaccatgacaacaggcTCGAGGCTCTCCCTCACAATGTTAATCTTTATAAGTTCTATATCACTCTATCTGTCCTTCAGCTAGGTTTACTAAGATTTTGCACCTGTTATTTCTAGAGGGGAATGAAATACAAAAAGCCAAACTGAAAGCATGAAACAATTAATTTACACAagaatcagtttgtttcttcttcttgatctttctgtgttctgttttatGCTTTGCTCCCTCTCGATAATAACATGCAAACCTTGCACTTATGCAAATTCTTGTTAAACCTTGCACTATGTGTCTTGCACAGAATTGAACACACTTAGGTGGTAGTCcaataaagagaagaaaatatcTTTTTGTATCCTTGAACTCGCCACATGACCGAGATTCCACTGGTAATTGATCACAAAGGACATTACACGGATCATGCCGGTTGGGGATGTAGCCTCATTAAGTTACAAGgcaaataacttttttttttttttcctttttctcaatGTTTGTGCTACTGAATCTGCTTGTGAGATGACTGGTTTTGCTGTTGCCAAGGTGACGTCTGTGGTCACAGGGCAATCCTTTTAGGGTTGCTTCAACAATAATGAACGGGCCAATAGAATTCTGTGGTCCACAGCGAGGTGAGAACTGTCAACCAGGTGGATCCACTGTCTTATATTGAATCGgttgtatgggtgtgtgtggggcGGGTTGATAAGAGTATTGTAATATCACTGCTCTGCCTCTAGGGGTTGCACTGCTCAGTTGAGTGCTCTGCCTGTTGTCGGCTCAGATGAGGCATGGGGACGTGGGGATGTACATAATTGTGTGCCTGTGAAATTAAACAACTCCATAATGTTAGTGTTTTATCAGTAAACCTAGTCGGGGcgggggggaaggggagggCCAGCGtgggaaattattttattttttaattgtatgTTTAGATTTATGATCACAATCATGAAAAATACTTTATAGTTTGTGACGGTACAAAAAGAACGTTTACTTAcccatcacaaaaaaaaataatgcatTCTCAATATGATGGgcaacaaagaaacaacaacaatatgtgAATTATGTACATTTCATATCTGATATCACCATAAGAAAAATGGTTAAAGATCTAATGTTTTTACTGAGTTTTTGATACAGTCTTAAACTTgttttatgaaaatatattaataaaatgtaatactATTTGTAAAGCCTCAAAGATGGTGTACCGTTCATTTTTGTGGGAGCAAGTGGATTTACTGTGTTGTATGTATGGTTTGAAGGGTTAATAAACAACACGTCAGGTAAGTAgaatgcaaaataaaatacaatgaagtcggtatgttgtgttttcacgGTCGGCAGCTGACTCGAAGCAGTGACTTCATGAGAAGTCCAGCCACTCTCTGCTTTCTAGATTTATTCTTCATCTGTAAATCTACGGCAGCGAATCATAGCAAAAGACCTGTGGCATTTTTGTAGTCTTGCTTAATAAATATAGTCTTGACACAGTCGGGAGAAAAGCCCCATTTGGCTGGAATGGTCGGCTGCGTTTTGGCTATAACACGAGCTTCACACTCTTTGTTGTAATAAAGCAGAGACACAGCAGGCTGCCCTTGCGAGACACTGTGGTATTTTAAGAGAAGTGCTCCCTTTCTCTGGCATCAGGTGGGCATGGCTTTTTTTGTTCAGGAGAAATATCAATAACGGTGACTAATAGCAGCCTTAAATTCTTTCAGCACCGAGCTCGTGTGATGATGACTTACTCGGGAGAGGTCAAAACCTTCCATTGGACGCCTTGTTGCAGACAAATGAACATTTTCAGAGCAAATTGCAAAACGAGACCTTATGCTTGTGATGTTGTAGAGAGAAATCCCTCAACTGCCGTGAAAGCTTCTGTCAATAATGAACAATGTTTTATGAATTCATCAAAATATTCTCCCTTTTGTtccattcaaaaaaaaaaaacagtcaaaacCCCTGGTGGTCTCCTGACTGATCTTCATGAAAGGGAAAAACATCCGTCTTATTTTTAGCTCCTGATCAAAGCTCACACCAATCATGTGTCCACGGTGGTTGTATATATTTCTGATGAATTGACTGCAGGgactgaaactgaaaaagtattttttaatgaCGGTGCTATAATTACGTTTTGTCCCGATCTCATTTGCTCCAGTCTTACCAGTCCAATTTATCACTCCACATAATTGGTAATTATGAGGTTGTGTTGCAATTTGAGTAAAAGAGTCATTTATCAATTAGGCAACAATCGTCTAAGTGTGGGCGACTGACTCCTTCACAGCATACATTAGTAACATTGGACTTGTAGCTGCAGGGTTATTAAACACAACTCATTTTGTGCATCGATATACAAACTGAAATGTGGCTATTTCATGCCTTGTTGAACATcgtttcttattttaatatatggTGTGCAGTGCAAAAAGACATTCCGTACATTTCATCACAATATAATCACTATGTCGCCCACAGTAAGTTTTAGAAGCAGAACATTGTTCAATAAGGAACGGAAATAACATCTGACTTTTAGATTATCCGGCTTTAATATCCCAATTTTAATGGAGCTTCAACAATAATTCTTATTAATATAAAAGTTTAGAAACAACTAATTCTGTAAGTCATTTTGAAGCTGTTATGCTTATTGATGGTTATAAGTATTTGGCTGTTTTTTCTTAACATCtattgataaaaataataacttcTTGCAGCACCTTTCAAAGCAGCCAAGCTTCACTTTGCGACAGCTGTTTTTGAAAGttaccaaataaataaatgtgatgatgGGAACTCAATAATATTCATGTGGGAAAATAATATTCGGTGGCAGAGATTgaaggtttaaaaaaatgttttgacaaGTAATTATTTTTATCTACTCTTCATTACACATAGTTTGTGTTCAATAAGACATCTGGAAACATACAGCTGCAGGAATAATGACCTCTGACGCTCTCTGTCTGACCCTGAGCTTCTGAAAATGCATTGGTTGGATGTTTTTGATCCTTCAGCACATGACGGACTTGAtgggattggggggggggttgatggtCACTGAGGGACACGAGTCGCATCCTTTGATATTGCGACTGAGAGAAGCTCTTTGCAGCTGAGGTTTGGAACAAAGAACAGAGTCAAGGACGAATGCAaacttgtaaaaaataaatgaaagtattGACAAACTTTAATGCCTCCGTGGATCAATGAACTGCAGCTTGTACACCAGGACTTGAAACAAGTACACAACCTACTGTAATTCTCTCAAAGCACATCTCCTGAACTCTGGGCTTTGCTTTCTATTAATACTCCTTGAAGGCTCATCTCGGCGCTGCAACAGCGGTTGAGTAGTTTGAATCTACAAATGGACTGGAGCTAATCGATAGCAGCAGCCAGTAGGAGGGATAATGTGGGTGTATCAAGATGTGGAGCCGAGGCTATTTCATGCCCTGCCAGTCTCTTTCTTCATCAACCTCCTGTGTGCACTCATAAATAATGTACTGGGAATTAATGTTAAtgtatgtgatgaaaaatgtataaccTCATGAAAACCTATAGGAAGGAGTGACCTATGAGTTGTTGATGTGTCTATTGCACTGTGGTTGAAAGCCTCCTGTTGTGGTCGCTTGCATCGCCGCACACTAAACCACTGAAGGGAGATGACGGCAGCTTAAAAAGTACAGATGAATGAATGTTGCGCTGTATAATTGTTTGAAAGTGCTTCAGAGAGTCTGTGTTTACGCAGCACCTGTGTTTGTTTCGGTCAGCGCACTAATCTGAACCACTGTTTTATAAGTGTGTTCTAAGATCCTGTGGTCGTAACCACCTCTAATTAGGTCTGTGGCCGCGCCAGGACAAACTCCCAGTGTTAACAGGAGGATCATTATTTCCTCTGCTCAGTTTCAttgacacaaatgtatttttctcgattgagaaataaaaaaaaggaacgaGTCCTTGTGTGCAGCACCGAGCCGGAGGAGGCGGGCAGGTGGTCCGCTGTGTGATGGTGGGCAGCACCACACGATGTGGACACGTCAGTAATAAGCCTCATTAGATCCCCGAAGCCCAGGAAATGTGTCCCTTTGTTTCCCATTAAGCTGAAAGCACGATGATAAAGGATGATTTATCCTATTGTCACAGAAGCAATggctgtgtatatatatatttaatattttcatatttgatcATAAATAATGTGCTGTTACAGATACAGTTCAACTGGAGGCCAACAAAACAGATTCTAACGGATGAGCAtgataaacaggaagtgaatcaaATGAAAGCCGGTTTCATTTATCCTGATATGAAGCATGTTGATCCTGTGACAGTTTGACTTTCCTGTTGGTGGTGAAGTCGTTTGTCCCACTGGGATGTGCTTTGAGTCAGAGTGTGGAAGAAACATGGACGCTGTGAACAAACTGTAACATTTATATAACAACATAAAGAGTCAGGTGGGACGGACGTAGAAATCGTTTTTAACATATGAACGTTCGTCTGTTTGGCTCCAAAATCTTCGATGACTTTCCGATTTCTTCCATGTTGAGATGCTGCTCACATTGATTTACCCAtttggaaaaacattttaaggatTATTCCAATATCACATGTTCGCAGGGTAATATTTACTGAACAggatcaaacacaaacacatgtctgCTGATGTGATCATGATCATGAAGTGGAAAAACACATGACTCTGACCAGCTTGTTGAGCTTCTCCACAAGAAGCCAACGGATTTACCATTGTTATAAAACTACTGCCTGTAATTTATAATGGCATGATCGGCTCTTTAAAACAGCGGAACAGAGTTTCATGTGACTTCACACAGTTCAGTTTATGTTCCACCCAACGTCTCCTGCTGACATCATCCTCAGTCtcgttgtttttttctgctgtatCATCTCCTCCCCTGGTGAGAAGAAGCTGGGCACAAAACCATTAAATCCTTTATTAGTGTTGAGTCTGTCGAGGGATAAACTGGACAATTACCTGGTGTTTGCCCccaaaaaagaaagtgaatagTCGGTAAATCAGTTGAGTTGAAACGTTTTGTGAAGGTGGGAAAAGAAAGATATGGCAGAGCAGCATTTCAGCaaatctcactgtctctcttccttttcctaAAGCGAGATAAGATCATTTTAGATAAAGCACGAACAAGGAATCAACTCATGGACGTGACCTGTGATCCCTGAGGTCACATCAGGTCGGGTTTGTCATGTGTAATacatcactgtctctgaagtgggatccttattttattttgagctgGTTCGATGCTGTGAGTAAAAatgtggatttttatttcaaGGTTATGTTATCACCTATTTCctttgtttatcagcaggattatgaaaaAGATCCACAGGCAAattttatgatatttttttaagtgGTTGACATAACCCAAGGAAAGAaaattcattttgaatttgaatcagTGGTGGATACAggaatttttttctttactctctTTAACAAATGCAAAATAGTGCCTTCTCCAACATTTTCCttcatttctcagagaataattcatggatcctgatgaaaaaaCAATCGGGCTTGTTCAGCCGACCGATATCTGAAAATTGGTGcgtatccaaataaaaatctaaaatttaaatttggtttcagAAGGGGAATGATGGACCTTGGCAGAGTTCTGCTCCCAACTGAGTgtccttctgttttttttgtttaaaaaaataatctttttaGGATTTTGTGAGTCAAAAGAAGGTGTTGTTTAGAATTTGTTATGATTGTTATGATGAAGAACTCTAAGAATCCAGGATCTTGTGGAGCGTGGAAAGGTTCAAGGCTTTTCAGGTTTGAAAACAATCGGTTTAAGTTATCAAGGAAATGGTTGTCACTGAATGCTTTGTCTTCCTCGGTGATAAAAAcaagttgtgtagtgtgtgttagtgcagCACTGACTCTCCTTGATGAAGCAGagtcctcatctcctctcaggctgcagctCTTCCTCCCACTGCCAATGACTGCAGCTCCATCTTGTGAAAGAACGAAGCAAGTTCATCCGAATGCTTCGTCTGCATGTGCCACAATGAGCTTGTTCGCCCCCGAGCGATGAGCAGGAAGTCTGTTCTGAAGTACATGTTGTCATCCTGCGGTGGTCGTCGTGCAGATCTTATACATTTGGAGACAGACAGCGGGAAGAAGCTCGGCTCGGAGGCACGACGGGGCAgaagcagagggagacagacatcACTGCAGCATCAGTAGATGGCAGTAGCATCACACTGAGGCCCAGCTGCTGATTAATAACCTTTACATGAGATCATCATATCTTTCATAGACAAAGGAACAAGTAGCCTTGAGCTGTGGTAAACA encodes:
- the LOC133005158 gene encoding dystroglycan 1-like, coding for MHCERRDMGRGDAWRSGLPSCRTIHLVLGLLMTMAQGAVPEQRETVVEMIPFELEASMQSSVLAELQAASSYMGEGPPTAIPDSSAKNGGVHTGIPDSSAIVGQVFQLKVPTGPANASCNVHLTETGKETLPTWLYWDKESCILRGLALEQDKGVYHILVSGEEITEKTGSQVFPSTVFSVEVYPEERADTEPALLTLQSDISGLQPFTCGSEEPVTVLTVILDADLTKMAAEQRANLLRIMRKFSHVPLEHMRVVPVVNNRLFDMSAFMAGPGNAKKVVENGALLSWKLGCALDQGSIPDISSVQSSAKDGTMSARLGYPVVGWHIVNKKPHGVKRVRRQLNNTPTPVPSLLPPTSHPEPPIRVVPTPTSPSIAPATEYSAPPVRGPLPLPVKPTMRLRDQIAHTPALGPPQPTRVLGTTSTIPIQPTMTRPTIVEATAVPTPPSTTKKPKPSSTRKPKKVKASTPAPREPKSTATKPPKSTTPPPLPPDENQTPDIRNAIDQVNAWVGTYFEVKIPPDTFFDKEDGTTDNLRLTLKKTPKEAVSETSWIQFNSTIQLLYGLPEEQHEGKHEYFMLATDKGGKSIMDAFEVQVNRWSTNDKPSVVFAARFHGDPKTLSNDVQKKILLAKKLAYALGDRNSSTVTLRSITRGSIVVEWTNNSLQQSPCPKDQITVLSNRISDPQGTPKLAFIKAMEPDFKPINISIRGTNKCHSYIFIPPGEVPMPVLPIPSPSPGTGRRSSDDVYLHTVIPAVVVAALLLIAGIIAMVCYRKKRRGKMTIEEQATFIKKGVPIIFADELDDSKSPPSSSIPLILQEEKPPLPPPEYPNMAGPHCTLLNQDLLEEYSIYQDDDPNAPPYMPPPPFTVPIEGKGSRPKNMTSYRSPPPYVPP